TTCAGCCATGCTGATCAACAAAGAAATCCAGTGAACTAGGCGTATCATATCCACGCAATGCTGGTGATCTGGCTGGTATTTCATTAAGATTATACTCGAACCGCACAGAAGAGCTGTCGAATGACGATtatatattttttcttttttagaaAACAAAAGAGACCCAGACTACAGCTCGATCAatgaaaacaacaagctaaCAAAATCTGAAAATATTAAGAGTCACGCGCGTGTGTGGGAGCCAAAGCATCGCAGAAGGGCCGGTTTAGTCGCTGCAAGTGGACCTAGGtacctgttcttcttcctcctcacgaCGTCGGCCGGTTTGGGACAGGAGAATCCATCGCCGCCGGACATAGGGGGGCACCTATCTGTCTTCCAGAAGACTCGTACCCTACACATCTATAATCAACAACAGCGCAATATAAGGCTTGAAACGACCCATAAACCATATCAGTTTGGACAGCCGTTTGCTTAGACAATCAAACAAGAGTACTGGGCCACACTGTTAGATAGCAATAGGAAGAGATGAACCTTGCCAGATGACTATGATCAGGCTGGTAAAAAATATTATTTTTCTCTAGCACCAGTAACGTCTTAACAATGTTGATATCCACTTTTGCCTAACAGCTACAATATTCAACATTTTGAATTAGTATGTCTAACTTTTTTAAAAATTAAATTTATCATTTTGGATAAACTAATTCAACATTTTATATGGAAATATTGAAATAGGGTATCTAGAATGTTGAAGTAGTGTATCTAAAATGTTGAAGTTGAATATGTAAAATGTTGAtatttaaattttttaaaaatatagACATATTAGAGCTCATTTTGTTAAGAAAATTGTAGTAAACACTGTGGTTTAAACGGAATTAAAATCGGATGCAGCATTAGAGAGAAAATTAACTTTCCAAAGTTAGCAGCCAACCTCAACCTGCTAGCTGTCCTGTCCTTCCAGCATGCCTGCCCTTGAGGCTGGACAAAAAACTCATGACTCGCTCGGCTCGGCTGGTTGAAAAATATTAACGAGCAGAGCCCGGAGCCCAGGTGTTTTATCGAGCTTCGCGAGCCGAAACGAGCCAAGAGCCAAATACTAAGCCGGCCCAGCGGCCCAGCCTGAAACCCCAGCTTCCTTACTCCCagccccctctcccttcccctggGCGGCTGCGCGACTCCTGACTCCCCCGATTGTTGGAGTTCGCCGGAGAGACGCTGTCGATcacagcgccggcgagctcacgGAAGCGCACAAACTCAAGTGAACTGGAACACGACGAACACACGAACACGGTCTCGTTTGTCGCAAACTTCGCACTGTTTTTCACCCTTGATTATTGCTTATATAAAAAAGGTTTACAACTAACCAGAGGCCATTTCCCCTGACATGCACGCCACGCTCTTCATCGGCGAGTGCCATCCCAAACGCCTGGAACATGGCGCACGACGCGTTCCCTCGTGAACCTAGCGCGAGTCAGAGCTCCACAGCCTGCATGGCCTAACAACCAGCCATGCGCTACTAAATAACTAACAGAACGTCCTGAGCACAAGAATTATTCAACAAATCTCCTCCTAAGTCTTGTGCAAGAGTACTACTTACACTCTTGAAGGCCGATCTTGGTACAGAGCTCCAGGAACTTGTTCTTGCAAAGGGGCTTTGTTAGAATATCTCCCAACTGCTCATCAGTTCTGATGAAGCTCACCTCAATCTGCCCATTCTGTGCATATTTCCGGATCAGATGAAATCTTGTGTCTATATGCTTACTCCGGTCATGATGCACAGGATTCTTCACAAGAGAGATTGTGAACTTATTGTCCACCTTGAGCACAGGCTTGTTCACCAGTGAATCCAAGATTTCAGATAACAACTGTGCTAACCATACTCCCTGACAGGCAGCTGTTGCAGCAGCAATATATTCAGCTTCACAACTTGACAATGCTACAACCTTTTATTTTGTTGACTGCCAACTAATGGGACTTTCACCAAGGAAAAAGATCACTCCGGAGGTGCTTTTTCTACATTTAACATCTCCTGCAAGATCACTATCACTATAACCCAGGAGCACAGGTTGATCTCCCTTCTTCCTTGCAAATTTGAGCCCCCAATCTCTAGTGCCAGCAATGTATCTCAGAATATGTTTAATTGCTGCTTGATGATCCTCATGTGGCTCCTCCATAAATCTACTCACATACTCGATTGAGAAGGCCAAATCAGGTCGAGTATTCACCAAATACCTCAAACTTCCCACCAAGCTCCTCGTCAAAGATCGCGTCCCTAGTGATGTGAACGCGACGCGTGATAGGGTCATAGGCCCTGTACGCCTTGGTTCCCCGCTCGTAGCCGACGAAGATCATCTTGCGACCACGATCCTCCAGCTTCTTGAGGTGTGGAGTCGTGTTCCGCACATAGACGATGCAGCCGAACGTCTCCAGGTGATGGACCGCAGGCTTTTTCCCATATCAAGCTTCGAACGGCGTCATGCCCGTCACGCTCTTGGTCGGGCACCGGTTCAGAATGTAGACCGCGGTGTTCACCGCCTCACCCCAAAACCAGCTCGGCAACCCCTTCGCCTTGAGCATGCTCCGGGCCATCGCCACCACCGTGCCATTTTGCCGCTCGACGACACCATTTTGCTGCGGGCTGTAGGGAGCAGTGAGCTGCCATCGCACCCCTTCAGTTGCACAGTACTCCGCGAACTCAACCGAGGTGAATTTGCCACCCCGATCGGTCCAGAGCACCCCCAGCTTCAGGCCTGACTCCGCCTCTGTACGTTCCTGGAACGCCTTGATTGCCGCGGCCGCCTGATCCTTCGTCGACATCACCGACAGCCACATGAACCGGCTCTTGTCGTCCACCAGCAGCAGGAAGTACCTGCCGCCGCTCGGTGTCGCCGGCGAGATGGGCCCGCATAAGTCACCGTGCACAATCTCTAGTGTGCGCTCGGCCCGGTACTGCGCCACCACCGGGAACGAGTTCCGCCGCTGCATGCCGGCGAGACAAGCGTCGCACAGCTGGTCCACCTGCTCGATCGATGGCAGGCTGTGCACCATCTCCTCCCGCGCCAGCTTCCGTAGCGCGTTCATGTTGACGTGGCCCATCCGTGCGTGCCAGCGCCAAGCCTCCTCCTTGCCACGGGCCTCGAGGCACACCGGTCGTGCAACGTCGAGGTCGAGCACGTACAGCCGGTCCGGCCTGCGCGGCACCCGCGCCACTAGCCTCCGGCTATGCTCACGGATCCTCAGGACACCGTTGTCGATGTTGATCTTGTACCCCGCCTCGTCCAGCTGCCCGATGGTGATGATGTTCGATGTGAGACGGGGAATGTAGTAGACGCCGGCGAACTAGCGGTGCTCCCCGTTCTTGCAGTTGAACAGCACTGTCCTGCAGCCTTTGATGTTCACTATCGAGCCGTCTCCAAAGCTCACGGACCCGCGCACCACCGTGTCCAACTTCGCGAACGCCATCCGAGCGCCCGACATGTGATTCGTCGCCCCGGTGTCGAGCACCCACGACGTTGTGTCGCGGTTCTTCTCCTCCTCACTGAGGTGCACGAGCACCTTGTGCTCGACGAGCCGCACCTGAGAGCCGGATCCCGCGGCCAACCTCGCCGTCACCGCACCGGatggcgcggccgccgcccgaagTGGATCTGGGCGAGCTCCTCCTGGTGATGCCGATGTCGCAACCAGGAGAGTCGCCGTGGTCGCCGCTTCGGGTTCCTCCTCGGGCCTCCCGCCCAAGGGATCAGTCAGCGCTGATGTTGAGCCGCCGAccgccggcgacggcggagACGGAGCTGCAGCGGGGACGGGGAGAAGCGGTGTTGACCTCACCAGAAGCAACGAGGCCTCCTCCTCATCTTGGATGACGTGGGCCTGCTCCTTCTTGGGCCGAGATGGGCAATCTCGGGCCCAGTGGCCGGTCTTCCTGTATCGCCGGCACTGATCTTTCCCGATCTTGGCCGGCCCAGTTGATGAGGACGACCCGGaatcgccgccgcggcctcttCCGCGTCCACGCCTTCCTCCCCGGCGTGCAGAGCTCCCGCCCGCACCGCCGCTGGAGTTGTTCTCGGCCTCCCGCTGCTTCCCACGCGCGATCCACTCCTCCTCCATGAGGTACAGCTTGCCGTCGTGGAGCAGCGAAGATGGCGGTCCCTCGAacgactcctccgccaccttGAGTCGCCCGGTCAGGTCTGCCACGGAGAGCGTGGATGTGTCGAGGAGCGTCCGGATCGCGACCACGATCTGCTTGAACCGCGGTGGTACACTCCGCAGCATCTTCTCCATGATCTTGCTCTCCAACAACACATCGCCGAGGGTTGCGAGGGAAGCCTGCATGCCGGTCAGACGAAGCGCATAGTCCTCCACCGACTCGCTGTCCTTGAATGTGGTGAGTTCGAACTCATGCAGCAGTTGTTGCGCGGTGTTCTTCCTCACAGGATCGTCGCCGACGCGCAACGTCTTGATGGTGTCCCACGCCTCCTTCGCCGTGTCCTTGTCGGTGATTGCCGTCACCAACTCCGGTGGCACGGCGCTGCAGAGCACGTCGAGCGCCTCGATGTCGTCGTCCGAATCAGCGTCGCCGACATCGATCGCCCGCCAGAGGTGGCGTGCCCTGAGCTTCACCTTCATCAGCCGCGCCCAGTTGGTGTAGTTCGTCTTGGTGAGGATGGGGTAGTTAGTTCCGCCACGCACCTCTCGAACGACCCGCTGGATCACGACATCGCCACCCTTGGCTCCGCTCGTTCCTGCACTCTCGAACTTTTCGGTCTTCTTCTCGCCTCCCTTCGGCGACGACGGTGGAGTGGCCGTCATCGCCCACTTGATCGCGCGGTGATGATTCCAACGACGAAACCTCGCCGCGATCGATCCCCGGCCCGCAACCAGTCTGATGCCACTTGTTGGAGTTCGCCGGAGAGACGTTGTCGATCACAACGCAGGTGAGCTCACGGAAGCGCACAAACTCACGTGAACTGGAACACAACGAACACGGTCTCGTTTGTCGCAAACTTCGCACTGTTTTTCACCCTTGATTATTGCTTATATAAAAAAGGTTTACAACTAACCAGAGGCTATTTCCCCCGACATGCACGCCACGCTCTTCATCGACGAGTGCCATCCCAAACGCCTGGAACATGGCGCACGACGCGCTCCCTCGCGAACCCAGCGTGAGTCAGAGCTCCACAGCCTGCATGGCCTAACAACCAGCCATGCGCTGCTAACTAACtaatgttagtttgatctcatcccggatcggtccaacgaccgatccggagtccgttccgcaccctgatcgggggcgcacagccaaGCCAATGGCAtatgggcccccgtcgcgcagcgccaaatAAGAGCAAAAGGTGGAGGTCGGGGCACGCGGTACGAGGTTCACCGCGTCGCTTGTAGCCCCACTAAAAACCCTAGCCCAATCCGATCTAAGGGGCGCTGAGGCGACGGGAAGCACCGCCGCAATCTCATCCTCGACCTCGACTCCGGCTCGGCTTCATATCCGCCATGGCCAACAATGGCGAATCCGGCTCATCGACCGGAGGTACGCcatatctctctctctccctctctctgtttcactCTCGGTTAGTCCTAAGTACCATCATTGTTTAGCTAATCACCGAGCCATCTAGCACTTGGTCGATCCCTAAGTAATAACAATGGTATCAGTAGGCCTAACTAAGTGTAGTTAGGCTCAGGTAAGAACATTGAACAGCAATTAGAAGGAGAGGATTTCGTATCAACTCGAAAGAAGGCAAGAACAGAACGATTGAGCCCCTTTCGGGGTGAAAGAACCCAAGCACCCCGtgctaaaccctaaccctaaccctacccCTAACCCTAACCGAGCAAGAAATGAGACTTACCTCGCCACCGGGAGCTCCCTGCTCCACGGGATAGCAACGCCGAGGCTCAGAAGCCCCGACGGACCACCGTCGTTGAAGGACCGAGACATCCCGAGCTCGTTGGGCTTGCGGATCTCCACCATGCCGTCGCGCGCAGGCCAGCTAGCCACCTCGGGCCCACTCGACGGCAGCGCGCTCACATACAGGCGAGCGcactcgccggcgaggaggcccgcggcggcgccatcgCCTTCGGTCACCGtcacgaggaggaagaaggagaggcCGAGGGGGAGCGGGCGAAATGAATCTAGGGTTTGAAGGGGAGGCTGCGGACCGGGGTTTTTTGTTCCGGCCGCAACGGTCGATGGGAGTCCGGAGCAGCTGGGCTTCttttggcccaggcggggcgccgctttcccggcccaggcccaggttgcggcctggtgcGCAGGTCAGCGCCCAGCGCGCGGTTGACCGCGTTTTGGGCTGGGCCGCACTGGGTCGTGATGGGCCACCATGTTGGCTGGACCAGATGAACAGTAGTTTTTTCAATTAAGTAATTTTTTCAGAAACCCTTTTAGCCATTTCTTGTATGGTTTCATCTCTATTTTATTTTGCACCAACGTGATAAATTCTATAGAGAGATAGTAAGTCAGAAAGTTTCTGAAAGTAAGCATAGTTTAatttttccgctgcaaatttCATTAAGttctatcctttaattattttagaACCAATGGGACattataattaaaggagtcaGTTTTACGTTGTCTTCAGTTATAATATTGTTActttctgaccaacgttgataatagcagtattataatttttcagtaagtttccatgcatttgttctaattctgcccaacggtgattTAGAATTAATGCAGCCAGTTATTTGTATGTCTTAATATTGACCAACGTTGAAttgagatatgcaattattgTTTTATAAAGCAGTTCTCACttttcttgatttaaatttcaggatctaatgCAATTACTTTCATTAATGCTataccgccgttggatggttccaactacggGATATGGGCACAGAAGCTAGAAGTGGCTCTCGCACTGTCAGATATTGACTTAGCTATCACCTCACCGTGTCCCGTTAGTCCCGGGGAACTGGTGAGGGACCCGGATGAGAGCTCTGCCGCTTGGCAAGCTCGCCAGAGAGaacatgcaaatgttcaaaTGACGTATGATCttgagagagcaaaatggaacTCTTCCAACAGAAAGTGCTTGATGGTCATCAAGAGTTCCATTATAGACAGTATCAGGGGAGCAATCCTAGATTGCGCCACCGCAGTTGAGTACTTGAAGAAAGTTGAGAGTCAATTTGTTGGCTCTTCAAAAGCTTATGCGCAAACCCTGATTCAGAGGTCAGTAAATGACaagtacactggcggtggtgtgagagagTACATACTGAAGATGAGCAACATGACATCTAAGCTCaaacctatggacatggagcttcctcatgctttcgttgtccatttggttctggCTTCCCTGCCAAAATAGTTTGAAACCTTTGTTTttaactacaacatcagccTAGAGACATGGGACCTAGAGAAGCTCATCGCGATGTGcgtgcaagaagaggaaagacttaaggcctcgcatggtgacacgctcaactatgttaggcacAACAACAGAAACAACTCTTCTGATAAATACAcgaggccacaagggaaacctcagttcaaacgaggatccacttcttcttcttcttcgactcacccAGGCAAGGGTGCAAAGAAAGATCAACCGCACATTGAGAAAGATCAATGTGGTGTCACAAGACaggacactacaagaaagaCTGCCCAGAATTTTTAAAgcatttaattaagaaaggtgaggatgttatcacatttatagatgagaccctgtacgtaagttattctaaatctacttagtggattgactcaggtgcaactTTTCATGTTGCTAATTTCTTGCAGGGTATAAGTACAAGGACAATGCTacaaagaggggatagatggctgaaagtcgccaatggagttagagccgaTGTTGAAGCAGTTTGTCAACTCATGTTAGAATTAGAGAACAGCTTTAGACTGCAGTTGCATAATAttctttatgtaccctctttgtttagaaatttaatttcagtatcatgtttggcagatgatggttatgattgccattttggcaaagaacaatgtgagattCAATTTAATAGTCAGTTGGTCTTGccatccgacaagacaaactttatatgttgcctatgcatgagACTGTGAATTCTGTTAGCAATACTACGAGTATTGAACGTACGACTAACGATGCAAGCAATAAGCGCAAACGATGCGATAACGAAAAttcagcgaaattatggcactgtcgtttaggccatatttcgaggggggaattgagagattaattaaagaaaatattctccatccgTTAGTTTTTTCAGATGAAGAACattgcatcgattgcgttaaaggaaagtacattaagaaaataaagaaaggacCCAAACGCAGTTCAGGAGTTTTGGAGATagtgcacacagatatctgtggtccatttCCCATAAAGTCTGTAGACGATTATGATTCATTTATAACGTTTACAGATGATTATTCGCGTTATggctatatttatccaattaaagaaagatcagaagcgttagataaatttaagatttttaaggctgaagtagaaaatcatcAAAATCTTAAGATAAAAGTAGTAAGATCTGAGcgtggaggtgagtactacggtcgacacaCCCCGTATGGCCAAATTCCTGGACCCTTTGCAAGGTTTCTACAGGAAAATGGAATAGTAGCTCAGTACTCTacaccgggcgagcctcagcaaaatggagtcgctgaaagacgtaaccgtaccttaatggatatggtgagaagtatgctaagctactccacgttactgattaatttatggatggaggcgttAAAAACCGCTATTCATATTTTTAATCGCGTACCGAGTAAGTCGGTGCCTAAAACATCGTATGAGTTATGGATAGGGAGAAAACCCACACTAAAttatttacatgtgtggggctgtccagctgaggcgaaagtatttaatccaagtattggaaagttagaccctaagacagtaagttgccattttattagctatccagaaaagtcgaagggttatcatttctactgtcctaatggatatacaaagttcgtagaaacgagacacgctgtctttttggaggatcagatgatgagggggagcacggtagctcggaagattgaccttgaggagaagcgggtttttgtacctactccgatgatccaggatccatttttcgtgttgcctgttgctgcttcacctacggTGTCAGCACCTGTTGTTAGCTCTCCAGCTGTGGCGACGAGTCAGAATCAGGAACCTGTCCTTCAGGATCCGACAGAACCTATAGCCGCACATGagggggagcaacagcagccctAGGTAGAAGAGGTGCCGATAGCTGAGGCACCGAGAAGGTCTCAAAGAACAagaaagcccgctatttcgAACGATTATGaaatctataatagcgaggaaattcagatggagggtgaccccacttcatttgaagaagccatgagaagcgttTATTCATCTGAAtggttggaagccatgaaagatgaaatgaaatcgatgagtaccaacgatgtttgggatctagaagaaattgctaaaggagccaaaacagtagactgtaaatgggtctacaagacaaaatgtgactccaaagggaatatagaaagatataaaACGCGACTTATGGCGAAAGGTTTcacgcaaagagaagggatagattataatgaaatattttctcctgtttcatgcaaggattccttcagaattataatggcgttagtggcacattataatttagagttacatcagatggatgtaaagacggcgTTTCTCAACGGGAACCTTTATGAGAAtgtttacatggcacagccaaaaggttttgtcgtggaaggaaaagaaaagatgggatgtcgtctaaagaaatcTATTTATGGATTAAACCAAGCCTCCAGACAGTGGTATTTGAAATTCGATGAAACCGTAAGAAAgtttggtttcaaagaaaatgaggaggacaactgcATTTACGCAAAGTTTAAGAATGGAAAATTCGTTTTCCTTATTTTGTATGTGGATAATATTCTGCTTGCTAGCAGTGATATTGATCTGCTATTGGAGACAAAGAAATTCTTGTCCTCAAAGTTcgatatgaaagatttaggtgaagcctcattcattttaggaattgagattcaccgagaAAGAAGCAAGGGGgttttaggattatcgcagaaagcatacctagaaaaggtactaaagaagtacggtatgcatgcgagtaagccagcacctgctcctatagtcaagggcgatagttatggaaaatttcagtgtcccagaagtatgaaatcgatcagatgaaagcggtaccatatgcttcagctgtcggaagtctacagtatgctcaagtatgtacgcgTCCTGATTTAGCATTTGTCACCGGGGTACTTGGCAGATTCTAGAGTAATTCAGGGATAGAACACTGGAAAATGGTTAAATAAGCCTTGCGTTATGTGCAAGGAACGAAAGACCTCATACTAATATACAGGAGATCTGAATCCCTAGTGatagagggttattcagactcagcctttgcgggagataaggatgacagaaaatccacgtcaggctatgtgttcactctcgcaggtggacgtggaaaagctccaaacagacagTCACTGCATCATCTACGATGTGAGCAGAATTCATAGCTTGTTACGAGGCATCGAggcaggttaaatggctaaagaaattcatacccggattaagagtggttgacagcatagaaaaccactaaagatgtactgcgacaatgagcctgcagtattttacgctcacaacaacaagtcaaGTGGAGCTGCTAAACAAATTGACATAGAGAtttatgttgttaaagagcaaatccaggatcataCAATCAGTCTTGAGTATTTGAACACAAAGAAGATattagcggatccgctcacaaaaggcttaccatccaatgtgttcagagaacacttagccggcatgggtttacgggaaagccTATGATTCCTCGACGGTAAGGGCCCAAAAGTAAGGTTCTGTTTCAAACAGAAAAGTGtgttgtggctgttaatccaACAGTAATAACTGTTGAGACGAGGCATGCTCGATGCATTGATCTGAATGAAATCGGACGTAAGAAGTGAGTAAGTGAGTTGAGATTaaaggggagaatgttagtttgatctcatctcggatcggtccaacgaccgatccggagtccgttACGCGTCCTGATCGGGAGCGCACAGCCAAGCCAATGGCATGTGGGCCCCCGTCACGCAGCGCCAAATAAAAGCAaaaggtgggggccggggcacgcgGTACGAGGTTCACCGCGTCGCCTGTAGCCCCACCAAAAACCCTAGCCTAATCCGATCTAAGGGGCGTTGAGGCGACGGGAAGCACCGCCGCAATCTCATCCTCGACCTCAACTCCGGCTCGGCTTCATATCCGCCATGGCCAACAATGGCGAATCCGGCTCATCGGCCGAAGGTACGCCgtatctctctctccctctctcagtTTCACTCTCAGTTTCACTCTCGGTTAGTTCTAAGTACCATTATTGTTTTTAGCTAATCACCAAGCCATCTAGCACTTGGTCCATCCCTAAGTAATAACAGAAGGTCCTAAGCACAACAATTATTCAACACCGATTCCCCGACTCGCCCCATCACCCGTCGCCTCGCCCGCCCCTGCCGCCACAGCGCGTCAGCGCCGcagccccgcgcccccgccgccccggtCCTCCGCGCCTCCGGCCTCCCGCCTCCACTCCCCAGCCGCCTAGGCAGGCCGTGCCGCGGCAGTTGCGGCCTCGCCCCTGCGCGCCGCCAGCCccgcgcagccgcgccgcgGCCCTCGCCCCTGAGCGCCCCGTGGTCGCGGCCCTCGCCAAGACCTGCGCGGCGCGACGGCGCCTGCAGCTCCGGTCCCCCTCTCCGCGCAGCCATGGAGGAAGAGCGGTCGTGCTAGGCTCCGGCCGTTCGACGGCCAAGGGCTCCGCCGCCCCGGGACTCGCGAGCTGAGGCCATGAAGAGCGGCGGCCGCCTGCCTCCCGCCCTCCCCTCCGGCTCTCGCCAGTCCCGGCTGGCCAGCTAGGCAGGAGGCAGCGGCGCTAGGCCCTATCCCCAAGCTCCCGAGCTCCTCTCCCCGCGGGCTGCGGCCATGGAGAGAGGCAGTACCATCAGCAGGACAATCTAGATGAGGAAGAAGACCAAGAGTGTCATATTTTCGAGCTGGCTCACGAGCTAAATGAGCCAGCTCGAGCTGACAAACGAGCCGAGCTGAGCCTGACTTCTAGCTGGTTACAATAACAAGCCGAGCCGGCGGCTCGATATCCAACCCTACCTGCCCTCACGTGTTGTCCTACTCATCTCCTCGCGTGCGACACGAGAGAGGCAAAATCCTTAGATGGCACGCGCGCTGCTATTTGTAGCAGGGAACGACTCATTCCCATCTCCGGAGATCGCGGTAAGTTGGCTGGCCGTCGCCCATCACTTTAGGGGTTAGGGTTTGGGGATTGATGGGTGTATCCGTGGCCGGCAACCTTAGAGAGAGGTTGTGGGGTGGCGGTCCGGCGGTAGTGGCGGGTTACTCGGTGGCGCGTCGCCGGTCGGAGGCCGGTGCCAGCGGTGAGGGCGGAGGACGTTGGAGAACTTCGAAACGATGCGGTGGAGGCGGCGTGGATGGTTGGCGGGCGGCTCGACCGCGGGTGAGGtcggtggcggccgcgggcggaggGAGTGGCCGGCGGGAGTGCGGTGGATGGCCGCGGCGCTAGTGGCAGTGCCTTCGGCCACGGTGGGAGGTGGGCCATGGGGGTGGCGGTGGGGCGGGGTATAGCTGTGGATCTATGGAGGTCGGAGTCTCGAGCTGGAGAAAGAAGAATAGAAGGAAGAAGAACAGTGAGAAAGAAGAATAGAAGGAAGAAGAACAGTGGAGCAAGAAGATATGGGAAGATGGGGTCCACTGTTCGTTGGCGACGCTCAAGCGTCCCCGCAAGAGAGGGGAAAGAAGTACCACCATTTAGTTTGACCGCACACACGAATTTTAAAGTGGAAGATAAATAAACTTTCTATCTTCCACAAGGTGGATAGGATtttgagggggggggggggggggtggggaaGCCCGTTGGTGGTGGTGGGCGGAGCGCTGCCGGCACTTGACGATCGGGTAGACAATCAGTGGGTTAGGACTATGTAGGGGTGTAAAAAGCCGAGTGTGGTGGCGGTAGGCGGTGGCTGTTGATCTGGCTGGTATTTTATTAAGGATTATACATGAACTAGGTATCGAATGCCGATTATACATTTTTACTTAAAAGAAACAAAAAACAAAAGAGACCCAGACTGCAGCTCGATCAACGAAAACAAGCTAACAAATTCTCAAGTTAACAAGCTGACAACTTCGGTTTGAGGGCTTTACAGCATCTCCTAATTGGCCCTTGCATCCAAGATCGACTTGGTCCTGGGTGTAATAATTTTTGGACATGGGCCCTCCAACTACACGCACAAAAAGGCCTCCTCTCAGAAAATGGCCCAAAGGCCCACCTGTCCCGCCGCATACCATACCACTTCTTGCTCCTCCTTCCCACCTCCGCTTTTTCCCCAAAATACCCCTTCCCCCTTAaaccctccgcctccgcctccgccgtcctgccgctgccgccgtggcCGTCGTCTCCTCCGCCACAGCCATGCGCCGCTTCCTCCAAGCCCTCCGCCCGCTCCAAACCCTATCCCTCACCCCCGCTCCGCTCCGCCTCCTCTCCTCCAGCTCCTCGGCGGCCGCGTCCTCGGACTCCGACTCCCCCCCGGCCCCGGCCCCCGCGGCCGACGCCGACTTCGA
The Panicum hallii strain FIL2 chromosome 6, PHallii_v3.1, whole genome shotgun sequence genome window above contains:
- the LOC112898049 gene encoding uncharacterized protein LOC112898049, producing the protein MTATPPSSPKGGEKKTEKFESAGTSGAKGGDVVIQRVVREVRGGTNYPILTKTNYTNWARLMKVKLRARHLWRAIDVGDADSDDDIEALDVLCSAVPPELVTAITDKDTAKEAWDTIKTLRVGDDPVRKNTAQQLLHEFELTTFKDSESVEDYALRLTGMQASLATLGDVLLESKIMEKMLRSVPPRFKQIVVAIRTLLDTSTLSVADLTGRLKVAEESFEGPPSSLLHDGKLYLMEEEWIARGKQREAENNSSGGAGGSSARRGGRRGRGRGRGGDSGSSSSTGPAKIGKDQCRRYRKTGHWARDCPSRPKKEQAHVIQDEEEASLLLVRSTPLLPVPAAAPSPPSPAVGGSTSALTDPLGGRPEEEPEAATTATLLVATSASPGGARPDPLRAAAAPSGAVTARLAAGSGSQVRLVEHKVLVHLSEEEKNRDTTSWVLDTGATNHMSGARMAFAKLDTVVRGSVSFGDGSILDEAGYKINIDNGVLRIREHSRRLVARVPRRPDRLYVLDLDVARPVCLEARGKEEAWRWHARMGHVNMNALRKLAREEMVHSLPSIEQVDQLCDACLAGMQRRNSFPVVAQYRAERTLEIVHGDLCGPISPATPSGGRYFLLLVDDKSRFMWLSVMSTKDQAAAAIKAFQERTEAESGLKLGVLWTDRGGKFTSVEFAEYCATEGVRWQLTAPYSPQQNGVVERQNGTVVAMARSMLKAKGLPSWFWGEAVNTAVYILNRCPTKSVTGMTPFEA